In one window of Streptomyces sp. NBC_00193 DNA:
- a CDS encoding response regulator transcription factor, with the protein MSEPTEEQQKVRVVVADDQAAVREPLAAVLGLSGDIEVVAAAADGTEVLTAVAAGPVDVVLMDLRMPVMDGIETTRRLSEQYPQVAVVVLTTFADDDSILGALGAGARGYLTKNAGRQDITRAIRAAAAGQSVLDREVQDRLLASARSTNTKASEPGPAMPEDLTPREREVLALIGQGLPNRGIAERLFISEATVKTHINNLFAKAGIRDRAAAVRRAIEAGLA; encoded by the coding sequence ATGAGCGAACCGACCGAAGAGCAGCAGAAGGTGAGGGTGGTCGTCGCCGACGACCAGGCCGCCGTCCGGGAGCCGCTCGCCGCGGTGCTCGGCCTGTCCGGGGACATCGAGGTCGTCGCGGCCGCCGCGGACGGGACCGAGGTGCTGACGGCCGTCGCCGCCGGGCCCGTGGACGTGGTCCTGATGGACCTGAGGATGCCGGTCATGGACGGGATCGAGACGACCCGCCGCCTGAGCGAGCAGTACCCGCAGGTGGCCGTGGTGGTCCTCACCACGTTCGCCGACGACGACTCGATCCTGGGCGCACTGGGCGCGGGAGCCCGCGGGTACCTGACCAAGAACGCGGGACGCCAGGACATCACCCGGGCCATCCGGGCCGCTGCGGCCGGCCAGTCCGTGCTCGACCGCGAGGTGCAGGACCGGCTGCTCGCCTCCGCCAGGAGCACGAACACGAAGGCCTCCGAACCGGGACCCGCCATGCCGGAGGACCTCACTCCCCGCGAGCGCGAGGTGCTCGCGCTGATCGGCCAGGGCCTGCCCAACCGGGGGATCGCCGAGAGGCTCTTCATCAGCGAGGCCACCGTCAAGACCCACATCAACAACCTGTTCGCCAAAGCGGGCATCCGCGACCGGGCGGCCGCCGTCCGGCGCGCCATCGAGGCGGGTCTGGCCTGA
- a CDS encoding lipase family protein yields MGKLATALATTLAVTAVTASTATAAPAGPATTTASPTAAAAADDPFYTYDGSTPLSSYAPGTVLKTRTLQYHVVGIPTPVKAIQLLFRTVDAQGRPSAGVTSVVRSLTGDGSRAVSYQSFYDSLNPADSPSRAIAGDVSLGGLIANGESLLLVPLLLSGYDVIIPDTEGQSADFAAGPEYGTTTLDSIRAASRSPETGLNSATRIGLAGYSGGAIATHWAAALAPGYAPDVDRRLVGYAEGGLLVAPAHNLKYVSGSTIWAGVAPMAVLGAARSYDIDFAPYLNSYGAQVFKELERGSIINALGQYPGLTWKKMVKPQYANPNSVPAFVEAVNKLNLGSAPTPSAPGFIVQGGGGVLEGTFSNLPGIGRGDGVMVAGDVRALARQYCDKGNTSLKYTQYDLLSHVGAAVPWAPSALGWLNDRFAGKAAPSDCGRIPAGNSLAPEVATTAP; encoded by the coding sequence ATGGGGAAGCTGGCAACCGCACTGGCCACCACACTGGCCGTCACCGCCGTGACGGCCTCTACTGCCACCGCCGCCCCTGCCGGCCCTGCCACCACCACCGCCTCACCGACGGCGGCGGCCGCGGCGGACGACCCGTTCTACACCTACGACGGCAGCACGCCCTTGTCCTCGTACGCACCCGGCACCGTGCTCAAGACCCGGACGCTGCAGTACCACGTCGTCGGCATCCCGACGCCGGTCAAGGCGATCCAGCTGCTCTTCCGCACCGTGGACGCACAGGGCCGCCCGTCCGCCGGGGTGACCTCGGTCGTGCGCAGCCTCACCGGGGACGGCAGCAGAGCCGTGTCGTACCAGTCGTTCTACGATTCCCTCAACCCGGCGGACTCGCCGTCCCGGGCCATCGCGGGCGACGTCTCGCTCGGGGGCCTGATCGCGAACGGCGAGTCCCTCCTCCTGGTGCCCCTGCTGCTGTCGGGCTACGACGTCATCATCCCGGACACCGAGGGACAGAGCGCCGACTTCGCGGCCGGACCGGAGTACGGGACCACCACCCTGGACTCGATCCGGGCCGCGAGCCGCTCCCCGGAGACCGGCCTGAACTCCGCCACCCGGATCGGCCTGGCCGGCTATTCGGGCGGGGCCATCGCCACCCACTGGGCGGCCGCCCTCGCGCCGGGGTACGCGCCGGACGTCGACCGGAGACTCGTGGGCTACGCCGAGGGCGGGCTGCTCGTCGCCCCCGCGCACAACCTCAAGTACGTGAGCGGCAGCACGATCTGGGCCGGTGTCGCGCCCATGGCCGTCCTCGGGGCCGCACGCTCCTACGACATCGACTTCGCGCCCTACCTCAACAGCTACGGCGCGCAGGTGTTCAAGGAGCTCGAACGCGGGTCGATCATCAACGCCCTCGGCCAGTACCCGGGACTGACGTGGAAGAAGATGGTGAAGCCGCAGTACGCGAACCCGAACTCGGTGCCCGCCTTCGTCGAGGCGGTGAACAAGCTCAACCTCGGCTCGGCCCCCACCCCGAGCGCCCCCGGGTTCATCGTGCAGGGCGGCGGGGGCGTCCTGGAGGGCACCTTCAGCAACCTCCCGGGCATCGGACGCGGTGACGGGGTCATGGTCGCGGGAGACGTGCGCGCGCTGGCCCGGCAGTACTGCGACAAGGGCAACACCTCGCTCAAGTACACGCAGTACGACCTGCTCAGCCATGTCGGCGCCGCCGTGCCGTGGGCGCCTTCCGCGCTGGGCTGGCTGAACGACAGGTTCGCGGGCAAGGCGGCCCCGTCCGACTGCGGCCGGATCCCTGCGGGCAACTCGCTCGCACCGGAGGTGGCCACGACGGCGCCCTAG